In Solanum stenotomum isolate F172 unplaced genomic scaffold, ASM1918654v1 scaffold36562, whole genome shotgun sequence, one genomic interval encodes:
- the LOC125852531 gene encoding bZIP transcription factor 11-like produces MATSSGNSSQIPNNSGSDEVLMVVDERKRKRMQSNRESARRSRMRKQKHLDDLMCQVTQLKKENSNILSSINMTTQQYGNVEAENSVLRAQMMELTQRLQSLNEILTYINNSNNNNINNNYYYQEDFQINPWNSMYVNQPIMASADMLYQY; encoded by the coding sequence ATGGCTACTTCTAGTGGTAATTCATCTCAGATTCCAAACAATTCAGGTTCTGATGAAGTTTTAATGGTGGTTgatgaaaggaaaagaaagagaatgCAATCGAATCGCGAATCAGCAAGAAGATCAAGAATGAGAAAACAGAAACATTTGGATGATTTGATGTGTCAAGTTACACaattgaagaaagaaaacagCAACATACTGAGCAGCATCAATATGACAACACAACAATATGGTAATGTTGAAGCAGAGAACTCTGTTTTAAGAGCACAAATGATGGAATTAACTCAAAGGTTGCAATCTCTTAATGAAATCCTCACTTACATCAATAattcaaacaataataatattaataataattattattatcaagaGGATTTTCAGATTAATCCATGGAATTCGATGTATGTTAATCAGCCAATTATGGCTTCTGCTGATATGTTATATCAGTATTAA